A stretch of DNA from Synechococcus sp. PROS-9-1:
CTCTCCCATGGGCGTATGCCAAAGCCCAAAGCCATGGACGTAATCCTTTTGGTTCGCGCTACCGAGAGTGAGGCTTCCATGAGATCCGTAGACCTCGAGCCAGCAGCCTCGACCATTGCGAGCCACAGACGCCAAATTGACCTGTGCTGGCACCCTCTGGTCGCTGCGGCCCTCCCATTCGAGCTCCATCTGAATCAGGGAAACATCTTCGGCATCCACGGGAGCCATGCCTCCACTGGGCTGAGGACGCTCCTTGATCGAGACGCTATTGAGACTTTGAACGGATCGAATCGGTCCGATCAACCACGCCAGCATGTCGAAGGCATGGGTACCAAGGGCGCCAACCACACCACCACCGGCTTCCCGTTGTGAATACCAGCTCCAAGCTCGAGACGCATCCGCACGGCTGCTCATCAACCAGTCGAGTTTCACCAGCCAGGGAGTACCGACGGCACCTGCCTCCAACATTCTGGCGGCCTGCATGAACAGAGGCACAGCCCGATACTCATAATCCACCGCAACACTGAGCCGGTTCTGGATAGAAACGCGTTGGAGCTCTGCCACCAATTCAGCCTTCAGAGCAACAGGCTTTTCAAGCAACAAGTGTTTGCCCGCTTTCAGCGCTTGAAGGGCCAAGGCAAAGCGTGGCTCCGGAGGGGTGGCAATGATCACGGCTTGCACGCGAGGGTCCCTGAGAAGAGCCTCCCAATCGTCATAACCAGGGAGATTGTGCTCCTGACAGGCCTGATCTAAACGTTCACGACGGGGATGCCAGAGCGCTACCGCCTGGAGATCAGGTTGAGAGGCAAGGGCTTGGAGATGAACCGATTCACCAAAGCCAAGACCCGCAATCGCCACTCCAATCGGGGGAGGACTTGAGGATGGGAGAGCCATAAGGGAGGCCGAGTTGGGGTCAGGAGAGCGACGAAAACTCGTCCGATGAGCACACACCGGAGAGAACGCCGTCGATCAAAGGATCAGAACCAGAAGGTTGCCATTCGGCCCTGAATTGGGGCAATCCATTCTTTTGCTTGTCCCGATACAGCAGTTGGCTGCAGTCGATCTCCATCACGACCAGCGTTCCCAAAGCGGGGCTGTCATCCTCCTGACGCAAGCTATAGCGGCTCAGCACTGACACAGTGCCATCTTTCTTCAGCCGCAAACTGCCGGCATCCCACCATTGCTGTCCCTCCTCACTGGAGGGGACTTCTCGCCATTCAACCTGACCTGCGCACACAGGAGCGGCGCAAAGGATCAGGGCTAAAACAACAGCAGCCACGGTCCTAAAGCGTGAGGCCAAAACCTGAATCATGAGCTAGCGACCCGGGATTCACAGCCGTGCAATCTGAGCAGACTCGCCAGAGTGGAACGCAATTGCGTACGCGGAACAATCGAATCCACGAATCCGTGATCTTGCAGATACTCGGCGGTTTGAAAATTATCCGGTAATTTTTCGCGCAGTGTCTGTTCAATCACGCGTCGCCCAGCAAAGCCAATCAGAGCTTTTGGCTCCGCCAAAATCAAATCACCAAGCATCGCAAAACTTGCTGTGACGCCGCCAGTGGTGGGGTGAGTGAGTAAAGGCATGTACAACACGCCCGCTTCGCGGTGGCGTTCCAAAGCACCGGAAATCTTTGCCATCTGCATGAGGCTGAGCATGCCCTCCTGCATCCTCGCTCCACCCGACGCGCAAACAATGAGGAGTGGCAGCTTTTTGGCGGTCGCTGCTTCCACCAAGCGGGTGATCTTTTCACCGACCACCGACCCCATCGAACCGCCCATAAAACGGAAATCCATCACAGCAAGAGCCATTGGAATCCCCTCGACCTCACAGAGTCCAGTAATGACACCATCACGAAGCCCTGTACTGGCTTGGGTTTCGCGCAGTCGATCCGCATAGGCCCTGCGGTCTTTAAAACCCAATGGATCCATGGGTTGAAGCTCTTGATCCATCGCCACGAAGCTGTTGGGATCCACCAACACCGCAATGCGCTCGGTGCTATCGATGCGGTGGTGATATCCACAGTTGCTGCAAACACTGGCGTTGCTCAGCAGATCCTTGCGATACACCACCTGACCGCACTCGGGGCACTTGCTCCAAAGACCATCCCCTTCATCGGGTTCTTGATTCACCTTGCCGACGTACTGACCTTTACGGCGGTC
This window harbors:
- a CDS encoding Gfo/Idh/MocA family protein, which gives rise to MALPSSSPPPIGVAIAGLGFGESVHLQALASQPDLQAVALWHPRRERLDQACQEHNLPGYDDWEALLRDPRVQAVIIATPPEPRFALALQALKAGKHLLLEKPVALKAELVAELQRVSIQNRLSVAVDYEYRAVPLFMQAARMLEAGAVGTPWLVKLDWLMSSRADASRAWSWYSQREAGGGVVGALGTHAFDMLAWLIGPIRSVQSLNSVSIKERPQPSGGMAPVDAEDVSLIQMELEWEGRSDQRVPAQVNLASVARNGRGCWLEVYGSHGSLTLGSANQKDYVHGFGLWHTPMGEPTRNVEAEAEFMFPTTWSDGRVAPVARIQSWWAQSIQTGAPMVPGLSEGLISQQACDQSIM
- the accD gene encoding acetyl-CoA carboxylase, carboxyltransferase subunit beta, whose product is MSLFDWFADRRKGQYVGKVNQEPDEGDGLWSKCPECGQVVYRKDLLSNASVCSNCGYHHRIDSTERIAVLVDPNSFVAMDQELQPMDPLGFKDRRAYADRLRETQASTGLRDGVITGLCEVEGIPMALAVMDFRFMGGSMGSVVGEKITRLVEAATAKKLPLLIVCASGGARMQEGMLSLMQMAKISGALERHREAGVLYMPLLTHPTTGGVTASFAMLGDLILAEPKALIGFAGRRVIEQTLREKLPDNFQTAEYLQDHGFVDSIVPRTQLRSTLASLLRLHGCESRVASS